A single region of the Chiroxiphia lanceolata isolate bChiLan1 chromosome 22, bChiLan1.pri, whole genome shotgun sequence genome encodes:
- the KCNAB2 gene encoding voltage-gated potassium channel subunit beta-2 isoform X2 — translation MQVSFVCSEHSIKSRSAEDRLNRQNAGSPSLGTRGKFRAVAMVARSLGQLSVQNAPSSSESSVKQPGMKYRNLGKSGLRVSCLGLGTWVTFGGQITDEMAEQLMTLAYDNGINLFDTAEVYAAGKAEVVLGNIIKKKGWRRSSLVITTKIFWGGKAETERGLSRKHIIEGLKASLERLQLEYVDVVFANRPDPNTPMEETVRAMTHVINQGMAMYWGTSRWSSMEIMEAYSVARQFNLIPPICEQAEYHMFQREKVEVQLPELFHKIGVGAMTWSPLACGIVSGKYDGGIPPYSRASLKGYQWLKDKILSEEGRRQQAKLKELQAIAERLGCTLPQLAIAWCLRNEGVSSVLLGASNADQLMENIGAIQVLPKLSSSIIHEIDSILGNKPYSKKDYRS, via the exons ATGCAGGTCTCCTTTGTGTGCTCCGAGCACAGCATCAAGAGCCGGAGCGCGGAGGACCGGCTGAACCGACAGAATGCCGGCAGCCCCAGCCTCGGCACCCGCGGCAAGTTCCGCGCGGTGGCCATGGTGGCCCGCAGCCTGGGGCAGCTCTCGGTGCAGAATGCCCCCTCCTCCAGCGAGTCCAGCGTCAAGCAGCCGGGGATGAAATACCG GAACCTCGGGAAGTCTGGTCTGCGCGTGTCCTGCCTGGGCCTGG GGACATGGGTGACTTTCGGAGGGCAGATCACAGATGAG ATGGCGGAGCAGCTGATGACTTTAGCTTATGACAACGGCATTAATCTCTTTGACACAGCAGAAGTCTACGCTGCTGGCAA GGCTGAAGTGGTGCTGGGGAACATCATCAAGAAAAAAGGGTGGAG ACGGTCCAGCCTGGTCATCACCACCAAAATCTTCTGGGGAGGAAA ggCCGAGACAGAGAGGGGCCTGTCCCGAAAACACATCATAGAAG GTCTGAAGGCGTCGCTGGAGCGGCTGCAGCTGGAGTACGTGGACGTGGTGTTTGCCAACCGGCCCGACCCCAACACGCCGATGGAAG AGACGGTGCGAGCCATGACCCACGTCATCAACCAGGGGATGGCCATGTACTGGGGGACCTCGCGCTGGAGCTCCATGGAGATCATG GAGGCATACTCAGTGGCCCGGCAGTTCAACCTGATCCCGCCGATCTGTGAGCAAGCCGAGTACCACATGTTCCAGCGGGAAAAGGTGGAGGTGCAGCTGCCTGAACTCTTCCACAAGATAG GCGTCGGAGCCATGACCTGGTCCCCACTGGCCTGTGGCATCGTCTCGGGGAAGTACGACGGGGGGATCCCCCCCTACTCCCGTGCCTCGCTGAAG ggaTACCAGTGGCTGAAGGACAAGATCCTGAGTGAGGAGGGCCGGCGGCAGCAGGCgaagctgaaggagctgcaggCCATTGCCGAGCGCCTGGGCTGCACCTTGCCCCAGCTCGCCATCG cctggtGCCTGCGCAACGAGGGTGTCAGCTCAGTCTTACTGGGGGCCTCCAATGCTGACCAGCTGATGGAGAATATTGGAGCAATACAG GTCCTTCCAAAGCTGTCGTCTTCCATCATCCACGAGATCGATAGCATCCTGGGCAACAAACCCTACAGCAAGAAGGACTACAGATCCTAA
- the KCNAB2 gene encoding voltage-gated potassium channel subunit beta-2 isoform X1 — translation MQVSFVCSEHSIKSRSAEDRLNRQNAGSPSLGTRGKFRAVAMVARSLGQLSVQNAPSSSESSVKQPGMKYRNLGKSGLRVSCLGLGTWVTFGGQITDEMAEQLMTLAYDNGINLFDTAEVYAAGKAEVVLGNIIKKKGWRRSSLVITTKIFWGGKAETERGLSRKHIIEGLKASLERLQLEYVDVVFANRPDPNTPMEGDPFSSSKSRTFIVEETVRAMTHVINQGMAMYWGTSRWSSMEIMEAYSVARQFNLIPPICEQAEYHMFQREKVEVQLPELFHKIGVGAMTWSPLACGIVSGKYDGGIPPYSRASLKGYQWLKDKILSEEGRRQQAKLKELQAIAERLGCTLPQLAIAWCLRNEGVSSVLLGASNADQLMENIGAIQVLPKLSSSIIHEIDSILGNKPYSKKDYRS, via the exons ATGCAGGTCTCCTTTGTGTGCTCCGAGCACAGCATCAAGAGCCGGAGCGCGGAGGACCGGCTGAACCGACAGAATGCCGGCAGCCCCAGCCTCGGCACCCGCGGCAAGTTCCGCGCGGTGGCCATGGTGGCCCGCAGCCTGGGGCAGCTCTCGGTGCAGAATGCCCCCTCCTCCAGCGAGTCCAGCGTCAAGCAGCCGGGGATGAAATACCG GAACCTCGGGAAGTCTGGTCTGCGCGTGTCCTGCCTGGGCCTGG GGACATGGGTGACTTTCGGAGGGCAGATCACAGATGAG ATGGCGGAGCAGCTGATGACTTTAGCTTATGACAACGGCATTAATCTCTTTGACACAGCAGAAGTCTACGCTGCTGGCAA GGCTGAAGTGGTGCTGGGGAACATCATCAAGAAAAAAGGGTGGAG ACGGTCCAGCCTGGTCATCACCACCAAAATCTTCTGGGGAGGAAA ggCCGAGACAGAGAGGGGCCTGTCCCGAAAACACATCATAGAAG GTCTGAAGGCGTCGCTGGAGCGGCTGCAGCTGGAGTACGTGGACGTGGTGTTTGCCAACCGGCCCGACCCCAACACGCCGATGGAAG GGGACCCATTTAGTTCCTCCAAGTCCAGGACTTTCATCGTAGAAG AGACGGTGCGAGCCATGACCCACGTCATCAACCAGGGGATGGCCATGTACTGGGGGACCTCGCGCTGGAGCTCCATGGAGATCATG GAGGCATACTCAGTGGCCCGGCAGTTCAACCTGATCCCGCCGATCTGTGAGCAAGCCGAGTACCACATGTTCCAGCGGGAAAAGGTGGAGGTGCAGCTGCCTGAACTCTTCCACAAGATAG GCGTCGGAGCCATGACCTGGTCCCCACTGGCCTGTGGCATCGTCTCGGGGAAGTACGACGGGGGGATCCCCCCCTACTCCCGTGCCTCGCTGAAG ggaTACCAGTGGCTGAAGGACAAGATCCTGAGTGAGGAGGGCCGGCGGCAGCAGGCgaagctgaaggagctgcaggCCATTGCCGAGCGCCTGGGCTGCACCTTGCCCCAGCTCGCCATCG cctggtGCCTGCGCAACGAGGGTGTCAGCTCAGTCTTACTGGGGGCCTCCAATGCTGACCAGCTGATGGAGAATATTGGAGCAATACAG GTCCTTCCAAAGCTGTCGTCTTCCATCATCCACGAGATCGATAGCATCCTGGGCAACAAACCCTACAGCAAGAAGGACTACAGATCCTAA
- the KCNAB2 gene encoding voltage-gated potassium channel subunit beta-2 isoform X6, which translates to MYPESTTDSPARLSLRQTGSPGMIYRNLGKSGLRVSCLGLGTWVTFGGQITDEMAEQLMTLAYDNGINLFDTAEVYAAGKAEVVLGNIIKKKGWRRSSLVITTKIFWGGKAETERGLSRKHIIEGLKASLERLQLEYVDVVFANRPDPNTPMEETVRAMTHVINQGMAMYWGTSRWSSMEIMEAYSVARQFNLIPPICEQAEYHMFQREKVEVQLPELFHKIGVGAMTWSPLACGIVSGKYDGGIPPYSRASLKGYQWLKDKILSEEGRRQQAKLKELQAIAERLGCTLPQLAIAWCLRNEGVSSVLLGASNADQLMENIGAIQVLPKLSSSIIHEIDSILGNKPYSKKDYRS; encoded by the exons GAACCTCGGGAAGTCTGGTCTGCGCGTGTCCTGCCTGGGCCTGG GGACATGGGTGACTTTCGGAGGGCAGATCACAGATGAG ATGGCGGAGCAGCTGATGACTTTAGCTTATGACAACGGCATTAATCTCTTTGACACAGCAGAAGTCTACGCTGCTGGCAA GGCTGAAGTGGTGCTGGGGAACATCATCAAGAAAAAAGGGTGGAG ACGGTCCAGCCTGGTCATCACCACCAAAATCTTCTGGGGAGGAAA ggCCGAGACAGAGAGGGGCCTGTCCCGAAAACACATCATAGAAG GTCTGAAGGCGTCGCTGGAGCGGCTGCAGCTGGAGTACGTGGACGTGGTGTTTGCCAACCGGCCCGACCCCAACACGCCGATGGAAG AGACGGTGCGAGCCATGACCCACGTCATCAACCAGGGGATGGCCATGTACTGGGGGACCTCGCGCTGGAGCTCCATGGAGATCATG GAGGCATACTCAGTGGCCCGGCAGTTCAACCTGATCCCGCCGATCTGTGAGCAAGCCGAGTACCACATGTTCCAGCGGGAAAAGGTGGAGGTGCAGCTGCCTGAACTCTTCCACAAGATAG GCGTCGGAGCCATGACCTGGTCCCCACTGGCCTGTGGCATCGTCTCGGGGAAGTACGACGGGGGGATCCCCCCCTACTCCCGTGCCTCGCTGAAG ggaTACCAGTGGCTGAAGGACAAGATCCTGAGTGAGGAGGGCCGGCGGCAGCAGGCgaagctgaaggagctgcaggCCATTGCCGAGCGCCTGGGCTGCACCTTGCCCCAGCTCGCCATCG cctggtGCCTGCGCAACGAGGGTGTCAGCTCAGTCTTACTGGGGGCCTCCAATGCTGACCAGCTGATGGAGAATATTGGAGCAATACAG GTCCTTCCAAAGCTGTCGTCTTCCATCATCCACGAGATCGATAGCATCCTGGGCAACAAACCCTACAGCAAGAAGGACTACAGATCCTAA
- the KCNAB2 gene encoding voltage-gated potassium channel subunit beta-2 isoform X4 — protein MYPESTTDSPARLSLRQTGSPGMIYRNLGKSGLRVSCLGLGTWVTFGGQITDEMAEQLMTLAYDNGINLFDTAEVYAAGKAEVVLGNIIKKKGWRRSSLVITTKIFWGGKAETERGLSRKHIIEGLKASLERLQLEYVDVVFANRPDPNTPMEGDPFSSSKSRTFIVEETVRAMTHVINQGMAMYWGTSRWSSMEIMEAYSVARQFNLIPPICEQAEYHMFQREKVEVQLPELFHKIGVGAMTWSPLACGIVSGKYDGGIPPYSRASLKGYQWLKDKILSEEGRRQQAKLKELQAIAERLGCTLPQLAIAWCLRNEGVSSVLLGASNADQLMENIGAIQVLPKLSSSIIHEIDSILGNKPYSKKDYRS, from the exons GAACCTCGGGAAGTCTGGTCTGCGCGTGTCCTGCCTGGGCCTGG GGACATGGGTGACTTTCGGAGGGCAGATCACAGATGAG ATGGCGGAGCAGCTGATGACTTTAGCTTATGACAACGGCATTAATCTCTTTGACACAGCAGAAGTCTACGCTGCTGGCAA GGCTGAAGTGGTGCTGGGGAACATCATCAAGAAAAAAGGGTGGAG ACGGTCCAGCCTGGTCATCACCACCAAAATCTTCTGGGGAGGAAA ggCCGAGACAGAGAGGGGCCTGTCCCGAAAACACATCATAGAAG GTCTGAAGGCGTCGCTGGAGCGGCTGCAGCTGGAGTACGTGGACGTGGTGTTTGCCAACCGGCCCGACCCCAACACGCCGATGGAAG GGGACCCATTTAGTTCCTCCAAGTCCAGGACTTTCATCGTAGAAG AGACGGTGCGAGCCATGACCCACGTCATCAACCAGGGGATGGCCATGTACTGGGGGACCTCGCGCTGGAGCTCCATGGAGATCATG GAGGCATACTCAGTGGCCCGGCAGTTCAACCTGATCCCGCCGATCTGTGAGCAAGCCGAGTACCACATGTTCCAGCGGGAAAAGGTGGAGGTGCAGCTGCCTGAACTCTTCCACAAGATAG GCGTCGGAGCCATGACCTGGTCCCCACTGGCCTGTGGCATCGTCTCGGGGAAGTACGACGGGGGGATCCCCCCCTACTCCCGTGCCTCGCTGAAG ggaTACCAGTGGCTGAAGGACAAGATCCTGAGTGAGGAGGGCCGGCGGCAGCAGGCgaagctgaaggagctgcaggCCATTGCCGAGCGCCTGGGCTGCACCTTGCCCCAGCTCGCCATCG cctggtGCCTGCGCAACGAGGGTGTCAGCTCAGTCTTACTGGGGGCCTCCAATGCTGACCAGCTGATGGAGAATATTGGAGCAATACAG GTCCTTCCAAAGCTGTCGTCTTCCATCATCCACGAGATCGATAGCATCCTGGGCAACAAACCCTACAGCAAGAAGGACTACAGATCCTAA
- the CHD5 gene encoding LOW QUALITY PROTEIN: chromodomain-helicase-DNA-binding protein 5 (The sequence of the model RefSeq protein was modified relative to this genomic sequence to represent the inferred CDS: inserted 1 base in 1 codon): MRGPAAARDLLEDADNEEDVSEEDDGVLEGLDEFFAEEQVVVQKKKKSKKLKDGKTAKIKRRKKEGSNDEMSDNEEEIEEKSESEGSDYSPNKKKKKKLKDKKEKKXKRKKKDEEEDDNEDGVLKEPKSSAQLMEEWGLDDVDYVFSEEDYHTLTNYKAFSQFLRPLIAKKNPKIPMSKMMTVLGAKWREFSANNPFKGSSAAAAAAAVAAAVETVTIAPALTASPQHPALPPVVRKAKTKEGKGPGVRKKIKGSKDGKKKGKGKKMAGLKFRFGGIPSKRKKGSSSEEEEREESDFDSASINSSSVRSECSTGLGKRGKKRKKKKRIEEGDGYETDHQDYCEVCQQGGEIILCDTCPRAYHLVCLDPELEKAPEGKWSCPHCEKEGIQWEPKEEEEEEEEGGEEEEDDHMEFCRVCKDGGELLCCDTCPSSYHLHCLNPPLPEIPNGEWLCPRCTCPPLKGKVQRILHWAWKEPPAALLPPVLPAPDPELAVPPPKVLEGIPEREFFVKWVGLSYWHCSWVKELQLELYHTVMYRNYQRKNDMDEPPAFDYGSGDEDSQREKRKNKDPQYAKMEEQFYRYGIKPEWMMIHRILNHSFDKKGDIHYLIKWKDLPYDQCTWEIDDIDIPYYENLKLLYWNHRELMLGEDTRPLKKLNKKGKKLKEEKLEKPPETPLVDPTMKFDKQPWYIDATGGTLHPYQLEGLNWLRFSWAQGTDTILADEMGLGKTVQTIVFLYSLYKEGHSKGPYLVSAPLSTIINWEREFEMWAPDFYVVTYTGDKESRSVIRENEFSFEDNAIRSGKKVFRMKKEAQIKFHVLLTSYELITIDQAVLGSIEWACLVVDEAHRLKNNQSKFFRVLNSYKIDYKLLLTGTPLQNNLEELFHLLNFLTPERFNNLEGFLEEFADISKEDQIKKLHDLLGPHMLRRLKADVFKNMPAKTELIVRVELSQMQKKYYKFILTRNFEALNSKGGGNQVSLLNIMMDLKKCCNHPYLFPVAAVEAPVLPNGSYDGNSLVKSSGKLMLLQKMLKKLRDGGHRVLIFSQMTKMLDLLEDFLEYEGYKYERIDGGITGGLRQEAIDRFNAPGAQQFCFLLSTRAGGLGINLATADTVIIYDSDWNPHNDIQAFSRAHRIGQNKKVMIYRFVTRASVEERITQVAKRKMMLTHLVVRPGLGSKSGSMTKQELDDILKFGTEELFKDDVEGMVSQGQRITMPDAVTPFSDTLSTKAGSATPSMKKKHGGTPPGDNKDVDDSSVIHYDDAAISKLLDRNQDATDDTELQNMNEYLSSFKVAQYVVREEDGVEEVEREIIKQEENVDPDYWEKLLRHHYEQQQEDLARNLGKGKRIRKQVNYNDTSQEDQEWQDELSDNQSEYSIGSEDEDEDFEERPEGQSGRRQSRRQLKSDRDKPLPPLLARVGGSIEVLGFNARQRKAFLNAIMRWGMPPQDAFNSHWLVRDLRGKSEKEFRAYVSLFMRHLCEPGADGAETFADGVPREGLSRQHVLTRIGVMSLVRKKVQEFEHVNGKYSTPDLVLEGPESKRSSEVVSSDPNTPVPASPAHTHTGPDKTEAQLGFHEEKDPVEQKPRKVAESQMPASAEKMENEEHPESCDSKERLKEEKQEESEKAEPSPESPVKDEGIQEQEKPLEKVELSSSPGKGEDKEVKPDGKEEDKEQSEAQQNGDKEEEEDGKKDDRNMNFRFMFNIADGGFTELHTLWQNEERAAMSSGKIYDIWHRRHDYWLLAGIVTHGYARWQDIQNDPRYVILNEPFKSEIHKGNYLEMKNKFLARRFKLLEQALVIEEQLRRAAYLNMTQDPSHPAMALNARLAEVECLAESHQHLSKESLAGNKPANAVLHKVLNQLEELLSDMKADVTRLPSMLSRIPPVAARLQMSERSILSRLATRGGDPTVQGSFGSSQMYNNNFGPNFRGPGPGGIVNYSQMPLGPYVTDI; the protein is encoded by the exons GAGCCCaagagctcagcccagctgatGGAGGAATGGGGCCTTGATGACGTAGATTACGTTTTCTCAGAAGAAGATTATCATACTCTGACAAATTACAAGGCTTTCAGCCAGTTCCTCAG gcCTCTGATTGCCAAGAAGAACCCCAAGATCCCCATGTCCAAGATGATGACGGTGCTCGGCGCCAAGTGGCGAGAGTTCAGTGCCAACAACCCCTTCAAGGGCagctcggcggcggcggctgcagcagctgtggctgcgGCCGTGGAGACCGTCACCATTGCCCCGGCTCTCACcgccagcccccagcaccctgccctgccccccGTCGTCAGGAAGGCCAAGACCAAGGAGGGGAAGG GTCCAGGCGTGCGGAAGAAAATCAAGGGCTCcaaagatgggaagaaaaaggggaaggggaaaaagatgGCAGGCTTGAAATTCCGTTTTGGAGGAATCcccagcaaaaggaaaaagggcTCCTCT agtgAAGAGGAGGAACGAGAAGAATCCGACTTCGACAGTGCCAGCatcaacagctcctctgtgcGCTCCGAGTGCTCGACTGgcctggggaagagagggaagaagaggaaaaagaaaaagagga TCGAAGAAGGGGACGGGTACGAGACGGACCACCAGGACTATTGTGAGGTGTGCCAGCAGGGCGGGGAGATCATCCTGTGCGACACCTGCCCCCGTGCCTACCACCTGGTCTGCCTGGACCCCGAGCTGGAGAAGGCCCCTGAGGGCAAGTGGAGCTGCCCCCACTGT GAGAAGGAGGGCATCCAGTGGGAGCcgaaggaagaggaggaggaggaagaggaaggtggtgaggaggaggaggatgaccACATGGAGTTCTGCCGGGTCTGCAAGGATGGaggggagctgctgtgctgcgATACCTGCCCATCCTCCTACCACCTCCACTGCCTGAACCCACCACTGCCAGAGATACCAAATGGTGAATGGCTCTGCCCACGCTGTACA TGCCCTCCCTTGAAGGGCAAAGTCCAGCGCATCCTGCACTGGGCCTGGAAGGAGCCACCggctgccctgctcccacccGTACTGCCCGCCCCGGACCCGGAGCTGGCTGTGCCCCCGCCAAAGGTGCTGGAGGGGATCCCAGAGCGCGAGTTCTTCGTGAAGTGGGTGGGCCTCTCCTACTGGCACTGCTCCTGGGTCAAGGAGCTGCAG ctggagctctACCACACCGTGATGTACCGCAACTACCAGCGCAAGAACGACATGGACGAGCCGCCGGCCTTCGACTACGGCTCTGGGGACGAGGACAGCCAGAGGGAGAAGCGGAAGAACAAAGACCCCCAGTATGCCAAGATGGAGGAGCAGTTCTACCGCTACGGCATCAAGCCCGAGTGGATGATGATCCACCGCATCCTGAACCACAG CTTTGATAAAAAGGGAGACATCCACTACCTGATCAAGTGGAAAGACCTGCCCTACGACCAGTGCACCTGGGAGATCGATGACATAGACATTCCCTACTACGAAAACCTCAAACTCCTCTACTGGAACCACAG GGAGCTGATGCTGGGGGAGGACACGCGCCCTCTGAAGAAGCTgaacaagaaagggaaaaagctgaaagaggagaagctggaaaagcCTCCAGAAACGCCTCTTGTGGAT CCTACGATGAAGTTTGACAAGCAGCCGTGGTACATCGATGCCACGGGAGGGACACTGCACCCTTACCAGCTGGAGGGGCTGAACTGGCTGAGATTCTCCTGGGCCCAAGGGACAGATACGATCCTGGCTGATGAGATGGGACTGGGGAAGACAGTGCAGACTATTGTGTTCTTGTATTCCCTGTACAAGGAG GGCCACTCGAAAGGGCCGTACCTGGTCAGCGCCCCTCTCTCCACCATCATCAACTGGGAGCGTGAGTTTGAGATGTGGGCACCTGACTTCTACGTGGTGACCTACACAGGAGACAAAGAGAGCCGGTCGGTCATCCGGGAAAACgagttttcttttgaagacaACGCCATCCGCAGTGGGAAGAAGGTCTTCCGGATGAAG aagGAAGCCCAGATCAAGTTCCATGTCCTGCTCACCTCATATGAGCTGATCACCATTgaccaggcagtgctgggttcCATAGAGTGGGCCTGTCTGGTGGTGGATGAAGCACACAGGCTGAAGAACAACCAGTCCAAA ttctttaGAGTACTGAATAGCTACAAGATCGATTACAAGCTGCTTCTCACAGGGACTCCGCTCCAGAACAACTTGGAAGAACTCTTCCACCTGCTCAATTTCCTGACTCCTGAGAGATTTAA CAACCTGGAGGGGTTCCTGGAGGAGTTTGCAGACATCTCCAAGGAGGACCAGATCAAAAAGCTCCATGACCTGCTGGGTCCCCACATGCTGCGACGGCTCAAGGCTGATGTGTTCAAGAATATGCCGGCCAAGACAGAGCTGATTGTGCGAGTGGAGCTGAGCCAGATGCAGAA GAAGTACTACAAATTCATACTGACGAGGAACTTCGAAGCCCTGAATTCCAAAGGTGGTGGGAACCAGGTCTCACTGCTCAACATCATGATGGACCTGAAAAAGTGCTGCAATCATCCATACCTGTTCCCTGTGGCAGCTGTG GAGGCCCCAGTGCTGCCCAATGGATCCTACGATGGGAATTCTTTGGTCAAATCTTCTGGAAAACTGATGCTGCTCCAAAAGATGCTGAAGAAGTTACGGGATGGGGGTCACAGAGTTCTGATCTTCTCTCAG ATGACGAAGATGCTGGACTTGCTGGAGGATTTCCTGGAGTATGAAGGCTACAAGTACGAGCGGATTGACGGGGGCATCACCGGTGGCCTGCGCCAGGAGGCCATCGACAGGTTCAATG CTCCTGGGGCTCAGCAgttctgctttctcctctccacTCGTGCTGGTGGTCTGGGCATAAACCTTGCTACGGCTGACACTGTCATTATTTATGATTCTGACTGGAATCCTCACAATGACATCCAG GCGTTCAGCAGAGCTCACCGCATCGGGCAGAACAAGAAGGTGATGATCTACCGCTTCGTGACCAGAGCCTCCGTGGAGGAGCGCATcacccaggtggccaagaggaaGATGATGCTCACCCACCTGGTGGTCCGCCCAGGGCTTGGCTCCAAGTCAGGTTCCATGACAAAGCAAGAGCTGGACGACATTCTCAAGTTTGGGACGGAAGAGCTCTTCAAGGATGATGTGGAAG GCATGGTGTCTCAGGGACAGCGGATCACCATGCCAGATGCTGTCACCCCTTTTTCTGACACACTGTCAACCAAAGCGGGTTCAGCGACTCCCAGCATGAAAAAGAAGCATGGTGGCACCCCACCAG gtgACAATAAGGATGTGGATGACAGCAGTGTGATCCACTATGATGATGCTGCCATCTCTAAGCTCTTGGACCGAAACCAGGATGCGACTGACGACACGGAGCTGCAGAACATGAACGAGTATCTCAGCTCCTTTAAAGTGGCCCAGTATGTTGTGAGAGAAGAGGATGGTGTG GAAGAGGTGGAACGTGAGATCATCAAGCAAGAGGAGAACGTGGACCCTGATTACTGGGAGAAGTTGCTGCGGCACCActatgagcagcagcaggaagatcTGGCCAGGAAcctggggaaagggaagagaatcCGCAAGCAGGTCAACTACAACGACACCTCGCAGGAGGACCAAG AGTGGCAGGATGAGCTCTCTGACAACCAGTCAGAGTACTCCATCGGCTctgaggatgaggatgaagaCTTTGAAGAGAGACCAGAAGGCCAGA GTGGCCGAAGACAATCCCGGAGACAGCTGAAGAGTGACCGGGACAAACCTCTCCCTCCTTTGCTGGCAAGAGTCGGGGGGAGCATCGAG GTTCTGGGCTTCAACGCCCGGCAGCGCAAGGCGTTCCTGAATGCCATCATGCGCTGGGGAATGCCACCCCAGGACGCCTTCAACTCCCACTGGCTGGTCCGGGATCTACGAGGGAAGAGTGAGAAGGAGTTCAG GGCGTACGTCTCTCTCTTCATGAGACACTTGTGTGAACCCGGGGCAGACGGTGCCGAAACCTTTGCGGACGGCGTTCCTCGGGAAGGGCTGTCACGCCAGCACGTGCTGACTCGCATCGGGGTCATGTCACTAGTAAGGAAGAAG GTCCAGGAATTCGAGCATGTCAATGGGAAGTACAGCACCCCAGATCTGGTTCTCGAGGGCCCAGAGAGCAAGAGGTCCAGTGAGGTTGTGTCTTCAGATCCCAACACACCCgtcccagccagcccagcacacacacacacaggaccAG ACAAAACAGAAGCACAGCTGGGGTTCCATGAGGAAAAGGACCCAGTGGAGCAGAAGCCCAGGAAGGTGGCCGAGAGCCAG ATGCCTGCGAGTGCTGAGAAGATGGAGAATGAAGAGCACCCAGAAAGCTGTGACAgcaaggagaggctgaaggaagaGAAGCAAGAGGAGAGTGAAAAGGCTGAGCCTTCTCCTGAGTCTCCGGTGAAAG ACGAGGGGATTCAAGAGCAAGAGAAACCTTTGGAGAAGGTGGAGTtgagcagcagcccagggaagggggaggacAAAGAAGTCAAACCAG ATGGCAAGGAGGAGGACAAGGAACAAAGTGAGGCCCAGCAAAATGGTgacaaagaggaagaggaggatgggaAGAAGGATGACAGAAACATGAACTTCCGATTCATGTTCAACATTGCTGATGGTGGCTTCACAG AGCTGCACACGCTGTGGCAGAACGAGGAGCGGGCTGCCATGTCCTCCGGCAAGATCTACGACATCTGGCACCGCCGACACGACTACTGGCTGTTGGCAGGAATTGTCAC TCACGGCTATGCCCGTTGGCAGGACATCCAGAACGACCCGCGCTACGTGATCCTGAACGAGCCGTTCAAGTCGGAGATACACAAGGGGAACTACCTAGAGATGAAGAACAAGTTCCTTGCCCGGCGGTTCAAG TTGCTGGAGCAGGCCCTGGTGATCGAGGAGCAGCTGCGGAGGGCGGCGTACCTCAACATGACCCAAGACCCCAGTCACCCGGCCATGGCACTGAACGCGCGGCTGGCAGAAGTGGAGTGCCTTGCCGAGAGCCACCAGCACCTCTCCAAAGAGTCCCTGGCTGGCAACAAACCTGCCAATGCCGTCCTGCATAAGG TGCTGAACCAGCTCGAGGAGCTGCTGAGTGACATGAAGGCTGATGTGACACGCCTGCCCTCCATGCTGTCCCGCATCCCGCCCGTGGCTGCCCGGCTGCAGATGTCGGAGCGGAGCATCCTCAGCCGCCTGGCCACCCGCGGAGGGGACCCGACTGTCCAG GGCTCCTTTGGCTCCTCCCAGATGTACAACAATAACTTTGGGCCAAATTTCCGTGGTCCCGGGCCAGGTGGAATTGTCAACTACAGCCAGATGCCTCTGGGACCCTACGTGACTG ATATTTAG